Proteins encoded in a region of the Trypanosoma brucei gambiense DAL972 chromosome 6, complete sequence genome:
- a CDS encoding S-adenosylmethionine synthetase, putative, with product MSVRQIFFTSEHVSEGHPDKLCDQVSDAVLDACLEQDPLSKVACETCSKTGMVLVFGEITTKAVIDYQKVVRDTVKEIGFDNTEKGLDYRSLNLLVAVEQQSPDIYQGLGDFGGENLGAGDQGMMFGYATNETETLMPLSYELARGLAMTYSELRRNGGLPWARPDAKTQVTVQYEYDTRGGKQLLTPKRVAVILVSAQHDDGVSNETIREDLVKKVINTTIPAKFLDENTKYHLNPSGRFVIGGPHGDAGLTGRKIIVDTYGGWGAHGGGAFSGKDPSKVDRSAAYAARWIAKSLVAAGLADRCLVQLSYAIGVAEPLNIHVDTYGTGKRDDEYILGIVQKNFRLRPYDIIKELDLRRPIYRQTACFGHFGRVDTNGKGGFTWEVPKTLEGLSDVQ from the coding sequence ATGTCCGTGCGCCAGATATTCTTCACGTCGGAGCATGTGAGTGAAGGTCACCCCGATAAACTATGCGATCAGGTGTCGGATGCCGTACTGGATGCATGCCTTGAGCAGGACCCGCTCTCTAAGGTTGCATGCGAGACGTGCTCAAAGACGGGGatggtgcttgtgtttggtgaGATCACAACGAAGGCTGTGATTGACTACCAGAAGGTCGTACGTGACACGGTTAAGGAGATCGGCTTCGATAACACTGAGAAGGGGTTGGACTACCGTTCACTGAACCTGCTTGTGGCCGTTGAGCAACAATCACCCGATATTTACCAGGGCCTCGGTGACTTTGGCGGGGAGAACCTCGGTGCTGGAGACCAGGGCATGATGTTTGGTTATGCGACGAATGAGACGGAGACACTAATGCCACTCTCTTACGAACTTGCGCGCGGTCTTGCAATGACATACAGCGAGTTGCGACGCAATGGTGGTCTTCCGTGGGCGCGCCCCGACGCTAAGACGCAAGTGACAGTGCAGTACGAATATGACACCCGCGGTGGCAAGCAGTTGCTGACACCTAAGCGAGTGGCTGTGATTCTTGTTTCTGCCCAGCACGACGACGGTGTGTCAAATGAAACCATCCGCGAGGACctggtgaagaaggtaatCAACACCACCATTCCCGCGAAGTTCCTCGATgagaacaccaaatatcACTTGAACCCATCTGGGCGTTTCGTCATCGGTGGCCCACATGGTGACGCTGGGTTAACTGGTCGCAAGATAATTGTTGACACGTATGGCGGTTGGGGTGCCCATGGTGGTGGCGCGTTTTCTGGCAAGGATCCCTCGAAGGTGGACCGGTCGGCAGCGTATGCTGCTCGCTGGATTGCGAAGTCTCTGGTGGCCGCAGGTCTTGCAGATCGGTGCCTTGTACAACTTTCGTACGCCATTGGAGTTGCGGAACCGCTCAATATCCATGTCGACACATATGGCACTGGTAAGCGCGATGACGAGTATATATTGGGTATTGTGCAGAAAAACTTCCGACTGCGCCCGTACGACATAATCAAGGAACTTGATCTTCGTCGGCCGATATACCGCCAGACTGCCTGTTTCGGGCACTTTGGGCGTGTGGACACGAACGGGAAGGGAGGATTCACGTGGGAGGTGCCCAAAACACTAGAGGGTCTTAGTGACGTGCAGTAG
- a CDS encoding zinc finger-domain protein, putative, producing the protein MRLVADLTLDTTRVIPSHYVFATITALDSTVIHFASLFFLLLLLSFCSLAIAMSFTANSGNSPMSQMSPLSQPYTSPQMLPQSSLRPTAPPFTLSGTEDQPATGAPIRKGGTDPTRYKTTICRNWEMGSCSFKGCTFAHGEEELRMPPRVERYKSSGFDTRRSLTAETPPLYPLNPLPHSGVGRIEHLLNMLYSEVLRERNRFVAHEEANQALEALLKKEQMQREETEVQLEAARWKLEQLRTTVHEASVEINTLLASSPANEGLRDRVAMVTQKIASVFSSEDTAVGGGREDEERVMKLLSSLQNCQSTEDM; encoded by the coding sequence ATGCGACTTGTTGCGGATCTAACATTGGATACGACCCGCGTCATACCATCACACTATGTGTTTGCTACCATCACGGCTTTGGACTCCACTGTTATTCATTTcgcctctttgttttttctgttgctgttattGTCTTTTTGCAGCTTAGCGATAGCGATGTCATTTACGGCTAACTCTGGCAACTCGCCAATGTCGCAGATGAGTCCCCTCTCGCAGCCGTACACTTCACCTCAGATGCTCCCCCAGTCGTCGCTCCGTCCTACCGCACCACCATTTACACTCTCCGGCACGGAGGACCAACCCGCTACTGGCGCTCCCATTCGGAAGGGAGGCACAGACCCTACGAGGTACAAAACAACGATATGCCGCAATTGGGAGATGGGTTCGTGTTCGTTTAAAGGTTGTACATTTGCTCACGGTGAGGAGGAGCTGCGAATGCCACCTCGGGTGGAACGCTACAAGAGCTCAGGTTTTGATACGCGGCGTTCCTTGACCGCAGAAACTCCGCCGCTGTATCCATTGAATCCCTTGCCACACAGCGGCGTGGGTCGGATCGAGCATTTACTCAACATGTTGTACTCAGAGGTACTTCGGGAGCGAAACCGCTTTGTTGCACACGAGGAAGCGAATCAGGCGCTCGAGGCCCTGCTCAAGAAGGAGCAAATGCAGCGTGAAGAAACCGAAGTTCAGTTGGAAGCTGCAAGATGGAAGCTGGAGCAACTGAGGACTACGGTGCACGAAGCTAGTGTCGAAATCAACACCCTTCTTGCCTCCTCCCCTGCCAATGAGGGATTGCGCGACCGAGTTGCTATGGTGACGCAGAAGATTGCCAGCGTTTTCTCTTCTGAAGACACTGCTGTAGGTGGAGGTCgtgaggatgaagaaagaGTTATGAAACTGCTTAGCTCATTGCAAAACTGTCAGAGCACGGAAGACATGTGA
- a CDS encoding S-adenosylmethionine synthetase, putative, which translates to MSVRQIFFTSEHVSEGHPDKLCDQVSDAVLDACLEQDPLSKVACETCSKTGMVLVFGEITTKAVIDYQKVVRDTVKEIGFDNTEKGLDYRSLNLLVAVEQQSPDIYQGLGDFGGENLGAGDQGMMFGYATNETETLMPLSYELARGLAMTYSELRRNGGLPWARPDAKTQVTVQYEYDTRGGKQLLTPKRVAVILVSAQHDDGVSNETIREDLVKKVINTTIPAKFLDENTKYHLNPSGRFVIGGPHGDAGLTGRKIIVDTYGGWGAHGGGAFSGKDPSKVDRSAAYAARWIAKSLVAAGLADRCLVQLSYAIGVAEPLNIHVDTYGTGKRDDEYILGIVQKNFRLRPYDIIKELDLRRPIYRQTACFGHFGRVDTNGKGGFTWEVPKTLEGLSDVQ; encoded by the coding sequence ATGTCCGTGCGCCAGATATTCTTCACGTCGGAGCATGTGAGTGAAGGTCACCCCGATAAACTATGCGATCAGGTGTCGGATGCCGTACTGGATGCATGCCTTGAGCAGGACCCGCTCTCTAAGGTTGCATGCGAGACGTGCTCAAAGACGGGGatggtgcttgtgtttggtgaGATCACAACGAAGGCTGTGATTGACTACCAGAAGGTCGTACGTGACACGGTTAAGGAGATCGGCTTCGATAACACTGAGAAGGGGTTGGACTACCGTTCACTGAACCTGCTTGTGGCCGTTGAGCAACAATCACCCGATATTTACCAGGGCCTCGGTGACTTTGGCGGGGAGAACCTCGGTGCTGGAGACCAGGGCATGATGTTTGGTTATGCGACGAATGAGACGGAGACACTAATGCCACTCTCTTACGAACTTGCGCGCGGTCTTGCAATGACATACAGCGAGTTGCGACGCAATGGTGGTCTTCCGTGGGCGCGCCCCGACGCTAAGACGCAAGTGACAGTGCAGTACGAATATGACACCCGCGGTGGCAAGCAGTTGCTGACACCTAAGCGAGTGGCTGTGATTCTTGTTTCTGCCCAGCACGATGACGGTGTGTCAAATGAAACCATCCGCGAGGACctggtgaagaaggtaatCAACACCACCATTCCCGCGAAGTTCCTCGATgagaacaccaaatatcACTTGAACCCATCTGGGCGTTTCGTCATCGGTGGCCCACATGGTGACGCTGGGTTAACTGGTCGCAAGATAATTGTTGACACGTATGGCGGTTGGGGTGCCCATGGTGGTGGCGCGTTTTCTGGCAAGGATCCCTCGAAGGTGGACCGGTCGGCAGCGTATGCTGCTCGCTGGATTGCGAAGTCTCTGGTGGCCGCAGGTCTTGCAGATCGGTGCCTTGTACAACTTTCGTACGCCATTGGAGTTGCGGAACCGCTCAATATCCATGTCGACACATATGGCACTGGTAAGCGCGATGACGAGTATATATTGGGTATTGTGCAGAAAAACTTCCGACTGCGCCCGTACGACATAATCAAGGAACTTGATCTTCGTCGGCCGATATACCGCCAGACTGCCTGTTTCGGGCACTTTGGGCGTGTGGACACGAACGGGAAGGGAGGATTCACGTGGGAGGTGCCCAAAACACTAGAGGGTCTTAGTGACGTGCAGTAG
- a CDS encoding S-adenosylmethionine synthetase, putative,(fragment), which yields WARPDAKTQVTVQYEYDTRGGKQLLTPKRVAVILVSAQHDDGVSNETIREDLVKKVINTTIPAKFLDENTKYHLNPSGRFVIGGPHGDAGLTGRKIIVDTYGGWGAHGGGAFSGKDPSKVDRSAAYAARWIAKSLVAAGLADRCLVQLSYAIGVAEPLNIHVDTYGTGKRDDEYILGIVQKNFRLRPYDIIKELDLRRPIYRQTACFGHFGRVDTNGKGGFTWEVPKTLEGLSDVQ from the coding sequence TGGGCGCGCCCCGACGCTAAGACGCAAGTGACAGTGCAGTACGAATATGACACCCGCGGTGGCAAGCAGTTGCTGACACCTAAGCGAGTGGCTGTGATTCTTGTTTCTGCCCAGCACGACGACGGTGTGTCAAATGAAACCATCCGCGAGGACctggtgaagaaggtaatCAACACCACCATTCCCGCGAAGTTCCTCGATgagaacaccaaatatcACTTGAACCCATCTGGGCGTTTCGTCATCGGTGGCCCACATGGTGACGCTGGGTTAACTGGTCGCAAGATAATTGTTGACACGTATGGCGGTTGGGGTGCCCATGGTGGTGGCGCGTTTTCTGGCAAGGATCCCTCGAAGGTGGACCGGTCGGCAGCGTATGCTGCTCGCTGGATTGCGAAGTCTCTGGTGGCCGCAGGTCTTGCAGATCGGTGCCTTGTACAACTTTCGTACGCCATTGGAGTTGCGGAACCGCTCAATATCCATGTCGACACATATGGCACTGGTAAGCGCGATGACGAGTATATATTGGGTATTGTGCAGAAAAACTTCCGACTGCGCCCGTACGACATAATCAAGGAACTTGATCTTCGTCGGCCGATATACCGCCAGACTGCCTGTTTCGGGCACTTTGGGCGTGTGGACACGAACGGGAAGGGAGGATTCACGTGGGAGGTGCCCAAAACACTAGAGGGTCTTAGTGACGTGCAGTAG
- a CDS encoding zinc-binding protein (Yippee), putative: MHERWEMMMKGWGFCCVPPPPPLSSFSSLKIFFKFTYLFRSTFFMLLPRRYLWFHHILVSSLFSSIFNFNFFKIKFTTIVSVTAVLVLLCLRKCFCLMVQRIRVLHCGVDSYGCGHCGAYFCDKSDVISRNFNGKFGKAYLVSRCFNFYFGPAEEKELMTGKHIVRDAFCSNCDSYFGWTYDFAYEDKERYKVSRFVVERQLLQAIAAGPAAGS, encoded by the coding sequence ATGCATGAGAGATgggagatgatgatgaagggaTGGGGCTTCTGTTGtgtaccccccccccccccgttatcttctttctcttctttaaaaattttttttaaattcacATACTTGTTTCGCTCAACTTTCTTCATGCTGCTTCCGCGGCGATACCTGTGGTTTCACCACATATtagtttcttcacttttttcttccatttttaattttaatttttttaaaataaaatttactACTATAGTATCTGTGACGGCAGTGTTGGTTTTGCTGTGCTTAAGGAAGTGTTTTTGTCTGATGGTTCAACGCATCCGCGTGTTGCATTGCGGGGTGGACAGTTACGGTTGCGGTCACTGTGGTGCATATTTCTGCGACAAGAGTGACGTCATCTCTCGTAATTTTAATGGGAAATTTGGTAAAGCTTATCTTGTGAGCCGTTGTTTTAACTTTTACTTCGGACCGGCAGAAGAGAAGGAGTTGATGACGGGAAAGCACATCGTGCGCGATGCTTTCTGTTCTAACTGCGATAGTTACTTTGGCTGGACGTATGACTTTGCCTATGAGGACAAGGAGCGGTACAAAGTTTCTCGGTTTGTAGTGGAGCGCCAACTCTTGCAGGCAATAGCGGCGGGGCCCGCTGCCGGCTCGTGA
- a CDS encoding S-adenosylmethionine synthetase, putative has protein sequence MSVRQIFFTSEHVSEGHPDKLCDQVSDAVLDACLEQDPLSKVACETCSKTGMVLVFGEITTKAVIDYQKVVRDTVKEIGFDNTEKGLDYRSLNLLVAVEQQSPDIYQGLGDFGGENLGAGDQGMMFGYATNETETLMPLSYELARGLAMTYSELRRNGGLPWARPDAKTQVTVQYEYDTRGWQAVADTQCSTNMTPAGGKQLLTPKRVAVILVSAQHDDGVSNETIREDLVKKVINTTIPAKFLDENTKYHLNPSGRFVIGGPHGDAGLTGRKIIVDTYGGWGAHGGGAFSGKDPSKVDRSAAYAARWIAKSLVAAGLADRCLVQLSYAIGVAEPLNIHVDTYGTGKRDDEYILGIVQKNFRLRPYDIIKELDLRRPIYRQTACFGHFGRVDTNGKGGFTWEVPKTLEGLSDVQ, from the exons ATGTCCGTGCGCCAGATATTCTTCACGTCGGAGCATGTGAGTGAAGGTCACCCCGATAAACTATGCGATCAGGTGTCGGATGCCGTACTGGATGCATGCCTTGAGCAGGACCCGCTCTCTAAGGTTGCATGCGAGACGTGCTCAAAGACGGGGatggtgcttgtgtttggtgaGATCACAACGAAGGCTGTGATTGACTACCAGAAGGTCGTACGTGACACGGTTAAGGAGATCGGCTTCGATAACACTGAGAAGGGGTTGGACTACCGTTCACTGAACCTGCTTGTGGCCGTTGAGCAACAATCACCCGATATTTACCAGGGCCTCGGTGACTTTGGCGGGGAGAACCTCGGTGCTGGAGACCAGGGCATGATGTTTGGTTATGCGACGAATGAGACGGAGACACTAATGCCACTCTCTTACGAACTTGCGCGCGGTCTTGCAATGACATACAGCGAGTTGCGACGCAATGGTGGTCTTCCGTGGGCGCGCCCCGACGCTAAGACGCAAGTGACAGTGCAGTACGAATATGACACCCGCGGGTGGCAAGCAGTTGCTGACACC CAGTGCAGTACGAATATGACACCCGCGGGTGGCAAGCAGTTGCTGACACCTAAGCGAGTGGCTGTGATTCTTGTTTCTGCCCAGCACGACGACGGTGTGTCAAATGAAACCATCCGCGAGGACctggtgaagaaggtaatCAACACCACCATTCCCGCGAAGTTCCTCGATgagaacaccaaatatcACTTGAACCCATCTGGGCGTTTCGTCATCGGTGGCCCACATGGTGACGCTGGGTTAACTGGTCGCAAGATAATTGTTGACACGTATGGCGGTTGGGGTGCCCATGGTGGTGGCGCGTTTTCTGGCAAGGATCCCTCGAAGGTGGACCGGTCGGCAGCGTATGCTGCTCGCTGGATTGCGAAGTCTCTGGTGGCCGCAGGTCTTGCAGATCGGTGCCTTGTACAACTTTCGTACGCCATAGGAGTTGCGGAACCGCTCAATATCCATGTCGACACATATGGCACTGGTAAGCGCGATGACGAGTATATATTGGGTATTGTGCAGAAAAACTTCCGACTGCGCCCGTACGACATAATCAAGGAACTTGATCTTCGTCGGCCGATATACCGTCAGACTGCCTGTTTCGGGCACTTTGGGCGTGTGGACACGAACGGGAAGGGAGGATTCACGTGGGAGGTGCCCAAAACACTAGAGGGTCTTAGTGACGTGCAGTAG
- a CDS encoding DNA ligase I, putative gives MMIMSRATESILLSYFFFFKLFSTSLCLLFSINAGVVPPLPQCRHLTMVSGPTATAVVQHKRIREDEDDIFDGERDDEMSAGCVNMAKIFLRTPPDPYGGCHASVWPRPQENQKQGPDTVPYAAVADTLADISAESSRLECIRLLSNFLVAVIQRNPIDLVPVVYLVINKQGPAHEGIELGVGDALLLKVVAECCGITEARAKEEYRQTGDLAEVAQSKKRIQSTLVKPKRLTALAVFQALREIALMSGKDVARRRGDVIKRLLRDAVGPEVNLIVRALQQKMRVGLAETSVLAAVGYAFAMSNIGVAKIPSLTPEQLQRELNVGAANLTRTYNEVPCLDVVLAAVLQHGLEVIVPTSAEANMHARALSVRPGIPVKPQLAHPTSGVSVILDRFNGKAFTSEYKYDGERAQIHYTRGSGVQIFSRNSETNTSKYPDIISMLPEAFSVDTVDSFIIDAEVVAVDKVTGALQAFQVLQHRGRKNVSFDNVKVPVCVFAFDILYFNGEPQMSKTLSQRREVLHTHFKPVSTKFRFAEYLDSNDVDDIQAFLDRAIRDGTEGLMVKTLEEESTYVPAKRSHYWLKLKKDYMDGVTDTLDLVPIGAYYGKGKRTGVFGGFLLACYDGEGDEYQSICKIGTGFQDDQLEAITKSLQPSILDEQPRYYRTEDKPDVWFQASQVWEVKAADLSISPAHFAAYGLVDASKGIALRFPRFIRVREDKKVHEATSAAQVAEMYHNQSLAQRGVGDME, from the coding sequence ATGATGATCATGTCGCGAGCCACAGAGTCCATTTTGTTGtcctatttctttttttttaaattattttctACATCTTTATGCCTCTTATTTTCAATCAATGCCGGGGTAgtccctcccctcccacaGTGCAGGCACTTAACAATGGTAAGTGGACCTACAGCTACTGCGGTTGTGCAACATAAGCGGATTCGTGAGGATGAAGATGACATTTTCGATGGGGAGCGGGATGATGAAATGTCAGCCGGTTGTGTTAATATGGCAAAGATATTTTTACGTACACCACCGGATCCATACGGCGGCTGTCATGCATCGGTATGGCCTCGACCTCAAGAGAACCAAAAGCAGGGGCCGGACACTGTTCCTTATGCCGCTGTTGCGGATACTCTTGCGGATATTAGCGCGGAGAGTTCAAGGTTGGAGTGCATTCGACTCCTTTCAAACTTTCTCGTGGCTGTCATACAACGCAATCCAATAGATTTGGTTCCTGTTGTTTATCTCGTAATAAACAAGCAAGGGCCAGCCCATGAGGGGATAGAACTTGGTGTCGGCGATGCTCTGCTACTGAAAGTTGTTGCGGAATGTTGTGGCATAACAGAAGCACGTGCGAAGGAGGAATATAGACAAACTGGCGACTTGGCCGAGGTGGCACAGAGCAAAAAGCGCATACAATCCACCCTTGTGAAACCCAAGCGCTTGACTGCACTAGCAGTGTTTCAGGCGTTGCGTGAAATTGCCCTCATGAGTGGGAAAGATGTGGCACGACGCCGTGGTGACGTAATAAAGAGGCTCCTTCGTGATGCCGTGGGTCCCGAGGTCAACTTGATTGTTCGAGCTTTGCAGCAGAAGATGCGTGTGGGGCTAGCGGAGACTTCTGTTCTTGCAGCTGTCGGTTACGCCTTTGCTATGAGCAACATTGGCGTTGCAAAAATACCATCTCTTACCCCAGAACAGCTGCAAAGGGAATTAAACGTTGGTGCGGCTAATCTCACTCGTACATACAATGAAGTTCCCTGTCTTGACGTTGTTTTGGCTGCTGTGTTGCAGCACGGCCTTGAAGTGATTGTTCCGACGTCTGCGGAAGCGAATATGCATGCGCGTGCCCTCTCCGTTCGCCCCGGTATTCCAGTGAAACCGCAACTTGCCCACCCAACCAGCGGTGTAAGTGTTATTTTGGATCGATTTAATGGCAAAGCATTCACCTCTGAATACAAGTATGATGGTGAGCGGGCTCAAATTCACTATACGAGGGGTAGTGGAGTTCAGATCTTTTCACGCAACTCTGAAACAAACACGAGCAAGTACCCCGATATTATATCTATGCTTCCTGAAGCGTTTTCGGTTGACACCGTTGATTCTTTCATAATTGATGCTgaagtggtggcggtggaCAAGGTGACTGGTGCTTTACAGGCTTTTCAGGTGCTACAACATCGGGGACGGAAAAACGTTTCGTTTGACAACGTTAAGGTTCCCGTATGCGTGTTCGCTTTTGACATTTTGTACTTCAATGGTGAACCACAGATGTCGAAGACGCTTTCCCAGCGCAGAGAAGTGCTCCACACCCATTTTAAACCAGTTTCCACGAAGTTTCGGTTTGCCGAGTACCTGGACAGCAATGATGTGGATGACATTCAGGCCTTCCTGGATCGCGCCATAAGAGATGGGACGGAGGGACTTATGGTGAAGACGCTCGAAGAGGAGTCGACGTATGTGCCAGCAAAACGTTCGCACTACTGGCTGAAACTCAAAAAAGATTATATGGATGGTGTTACCGATACGCTTGACCTCGTTCCCATTGGTGCATACTACGGGAAAGGGAAACGCACCGGTGTTTTTGGTGGATTTCTTCTCGCATGCTACGACGGTGAGGGTGACGAGTATCAGAGTATATGCAAGATTGGAACTGGGTTTCAGGATGATCAGCTTGAGGCCATCACCAAATCACTCCAACCATCTATATTGGATGAACAACCGCGCTACTACCGCACTGAAGATAAGCCGGATGTGTGGTTTCAGGCATCGCAAGTGTGGGAAGTGAAGGCTGCTGATCTTTCTATATCCCCTGCCCATTTCGCTGCATATGGGTTAGTAGATGCTTCAAAGGGAATTGCACTGCGGTTTCCGCGGTTTATTCGCGTGCGTGAGGACAAGAAGGTGCATGAGGCCACATCGGCTGCACAGGTTGCAGAGATGTACCACAATCAATCGCTCGCTCAAAGGGGTGTGGGCGATATGGAGTAA
- a CDS encoding mago nashi-like protein,putative yields the protein MQAEETTAVEVLEEAPVQETMQSCLHYVRYFAGHTGRYGNEFLEFDIRDDGTLKYGNNSRYRNENIIKKQARISPAVLEEIKRLIILSGILERDDECWPQPDRNGRQELEIHLGDTHISFVTNKITSLSEVESPDKPKGLDTFYYFVRDIKALVLALVSLHFKIKAW from the coding sequence ATGCAAGCGGAAGAGACCACAGCCGTAGAGGTTCTTGAAGAGGCCCCAGTACAAGAGACCATGCAGTCTTGTCTTCACTATGTCCGATACTTTGCTGGCCACACGGGTCGTTATGGAAACGAGTTTCTGGAGTTTGACATACGAGATGACGGCACGTTGAAGTATGGAAATAACAGCCGTTACCGAAACGAGAATATCATCAAGAAGCAAGCGCGTATCTCACCTGCCGTTTTGGAGGAGATCAAACGTCTCATTATCCTCTCTGGAATTCTAGAACGCGACGATGAATGTTGGCCACAACCGGACCGGAACGGGCGACAAGAGCTCGAGATACACCTTGGAGACACCCACATTTCATTTGTAACCAACAAAATAACTTCTTTAAGTGAAGTTGAGAGCCCGGACAAACCCAAGGGACTGGACACCTTCTACTATTTTGTGCGAGATATTAAAGCACTGGTACTTGCGCTTGTTTCGCTGCATTTTAAAATCAAGGCGTGGTAG
- a CDS encoding S-adenosylmethionine synthetase, putative,(fragment) has translation QYEYDTRGGKQLLTPKRVAVILVSAQHDDGVSNETIREDLVKKVINTTIPAKFLDENTKYHLNPSGRFVIGGPHGDAGLTGRKIIVDTYGGWGAHGGGAFSGKDPSKVDRSAAYAARWIAKSLVAAGLADRCLVQLSYAIGVAEPLNIHVDTYGTGKRDDEYILGIVQKNFRLRPYDIIKELDLRRPIYRQTACFGHFGRVDTNGKGGFTWEVPKTLEGLSDVQ, from the coding sequence CAGTACGAATATGACACCCGCGGTGGCAAGCAGTTGCTGACACCTAAGCGAGTGGCTGTGATTCTTGTTTCTGCCCAGCACGATGACGGTGTGTCAAATGAAACCATCCGCGAGGACctggtgaagaaggtaatCAACACCACCATTCCCGCGAAGTTCCTCGATgagaacaccaaatatcACTTGAACCCATCTGGGCGTTTCGTCATCGGTGGCCCACATGGTGACGCTGGGTTAACTGGTCGCAAGATAATTGTTGACACGTATGGCGGTTGGGGTGCCCATGGTGGTGGCGCGTTTTCTGGCAAGGATCCCTCGAAGGTGGACCGGTCGGCAGCGTATGCTGCTCGCTGGATTGCGAAGTCTCTGGTGGCCGCAGGTCTTGCAGATCGGTGCCTTGTACAACTTTCGTACGCCATTGGAGTTGCGGAACCGCTCAATATCCATGTCGACACATATGGCACTGGTAAGCGCGATGACGAGTATATATTGGGTATTGTGCAGAAAAACTTCCGACTGCGCCCGTACGACATAATCAAGGAACTTGATCTTCGTCGGCCGATATACCGCCAGACTGCCTGTTTCGGGCACTTTGGGCGTGTGGACACGAACGGGAAGGGAGGATTCACGTGGGAGGTGCCCAAAACACTAGAGGGTCTTAGTGACGTGCAGTAG